One Chloroflexota bacterium genomic region harbors:
- the glpX gene encoding class II fructose-bisphosphatase: protein MDKLITDNALAATEAAALSAARQMGRGDRHGADRAAVEAMRHAMEDADLSGTIVIGEGERDKAPMLYIGEKVGNPESAVLIDIAVDPLEGTNLVATGAANAITVLAASEPGGLMHAPDTYLRKLIVGPGVVGHVSIHDPVDKTIRIIAERLGRAVSDITVVVLERPRHEQLVAELRQTGARIKLIPDGDLTAGISAAVSGTGVHAVMGTGGAPEGVLTAAALKCLGGEIQAQFRWRSDEERERGREMGVAVDDPDRVYFTNDLASGQKVVFCATGVTDGELLRGVRFFGGGARTHSLVMSRAQGLIRFVDTVHMFDPNQPARVRL, encoded by the coding sequence ATGGACAAGCTGATCACCGACAACGCCCTGGCCGCAACCGAGGCGGCGGCCCTGTCCGCCGCCCGCCAGATGGGCCGCGGCGACCGCCACGGGGCGGACCGGGCCGCGGTGGAGGCCATGCGGCACGCGATGGAGGACGCGGACCTCAGCGGCACCATCGTCATCGGCGAGGGAGAGCGCGACAAGGCGCCCATGCTGTACATCGGGGAGAAGGTGGGCAATCCCGAGTCGGCGGTCCTGATCGACATCGCGGTCGACCCGCTGGAGGGGACCAACCTGGTGGCCACCGGGGCCGCCAACGCCATCACCGTGCTGGCCGCGTCGGAGCCGGGCGGGCTCATGCACGCGCCCGACACGTACCTGCGCAAGCTGATCGTAGGCCCGGGGGTGGTCGGCCACGTCAGCATCCACGACCCGGTGGACAAGACCATCCGGATCATCGCGGAGCGGCTTGGGCGGGCCGTGTCGGACATCACGGTCGTGGTGCTGGAGCGCCCGCGGCACGAGCAGTTGGTGGCCGAGCTGCGGCAGACCGGGGCCCGGATCAAGCTCATCCCCGACGGCGATCTCACGGCTGGGATCAGCGCCGCCGTGTCGGGAACCGGCGTGCATGCCGTGATGGGCACCGGCGGCGCCCCGGAGGGCGTGCTGACCGCGGCCGCCCTGAAGTGCCTGGGGGGCGAGATCCAGGCCCAGTTCCGGTGGCGCTCGGACGAGGAGCGGGAGCGGGGCCGCGAGATGGGTGTGGCAGTGGACGACCCCGACCGGGTCTATTTCACGAATGACCTGGCCAGTGGCCAGAAGGTCGTCTTCTGCGCCACGGGCGTGACCGATGGGGAGCTGCTGCGCGGGGTTCGCTTCTTCGGCGGCGGGGCTCGGACCCACTCCCTGGTCATGAGCCGTGCCCAAGGGCTCATCCGGTTCGTGGACACGGTCCACATGTTCGACCCCAACCAGCCGGCCCGGGTCCGCCTCTAG
- the purH gene encoding bifunctional phosphoribosylaminoimidazolecarboxamide formyltransferase/IMP cyclohydrolase, with amino-acid sequence MRALLSVSDREGITELTRGLIDAGIECIATEDTRAHLAEAGVEVALLPDLADPNLLRAVTARRDHGDEMAALAQQGTEPIDIVVLNLATDPDLAAVALLRAAAANHEWVAAVSSPTQYASVLRDVKRDKAVAPETRQKLAAEAFGLTAAHDAQIATDLNREAGTLFPARLTLVFEKKADLRYGENPQQQGAFYADADHHGAVLSRARQIAGKDLSFNNLLDLDAAWRIASDFKTPTVTIVKHGNPTGLASVVDLAEAFRLALEGDSVASYGGIIGANRIVDEPTAAAIAPGFFEAIVAPGYTPEAVAILGAKEGFEVVEVPPAEDVANPGSGELDLKRIGGGLLVQTGDSVEEDRDELQVVTQRGPTLEELTDLLFAWRVVRHVRSNAVVLTKRHVMIGMGAGQPSRVVSVEIALRKAGERAPLSVMASDAYFPFPDGIQIAAQAGVTAIIQPGGSARDAMAIEVADRHHMAMVFTGRRHFRH; translated from the coding sequence TTGCGCGCTCTCCTCTCCGTCTCGGACCGCGAAGGGATCACCGAGTTGACGCGCGGCCTCATCGACGCGGGGATCGAGTGCATAGCCACCGAGGACACGCGCGCCCATCTGGCCGAAGCCGGGGTCGAGGTCGCCCTCCTCCCTGATCTCGCCGATCCGAACCTCCTGCGTGCCGTCACGGCGCGCCGAGACCACGGAGACGAGATGGCGGCCCTGGCCCAGCAGGGCACGGAGCCCATTGACATCGTGGTCCTCAACCTGGCTACTGACCCGGACCTGGCCGCCGTGGCCCTCCTGCGGGCGGCGGCCGCCAACCACGAATGGGTGGCGGCGGTGTCCAGCCCCACCCAGTACGCATCGGTCCTGCGAGACGTCAAGCGCGACAAGGCGGTGGCGCCCGAGACCCGCCAGAAGCTGGCGGCCGAGGCGTTCGGGCTGACCGCGGCCCATGACGCGCAGATCGCCACCGATCTGAACCGCGAGGCCGGCACCCTGTTCCCCGCCCGGCTGACGCTCGTATTCGAGAAGAAGGCGGACCTCCGATACGGCGAGAACCCCCAGCAGCAGGGCGCCTTCTACGCCGATGCCGATCACCACGGCGCCGTCCTGAGCCGGGCCCGCCAGATCGCGGGCAAGGATCTGTCGTTCAACAACCTGCTGGACCTGGACGCCGCCTGGCGGATCGCGTCGGACTTCAAGACCCCGACGGTGACCATCGTCAAGCACGGCAACCCCACCGGGCTGGCCAGCGTGGTCGACCTGGCCGAGGCGTTCCGCCTGGCCCTGGAGGGGGACAGCGTGGCGTCATACGGCGGGATCATCGGCGCCAATCGGATCGTGGACGAGCCCACCGCGGCAGCCATTGCGCCCGGCTTTTTCGAGGCCATCGTCGCTCCCGGCTACACGCCGGAGGCGGTCGCCATCCTGGGCGCCAAGGAAGGGTTCGAGGTCGTGGAGGTGCCGCCGGCGGAGGACGTCGCCAACCCGGGAAGCGGGGAGCTGGACCTCAAGCGCATCGGGGGCGGGCTGCTGGTCCAGACCGGGGACTCGGTGGAGGAGGACCGCGACGAGCTGCAGGTCGTCACCCAGCGCGGCCCGACCCTGGAAGAGCTGACCGACCTCCTGTTCGCGTGGCGCGTGGTGCGCCACGTCCGGAGCAATGCGGTGGTCCTGACCAAGCGGCACGTCATGATCGGGATGGGGGCCGGTCAGCCGTCCCGGGTGGTGAGCGTCGAAATCGCCCTTCGCAAGGCCGGCGAGCGGGCGCCGCTCTCGGTCATGGCCTCTGACGCCTACTTCCCGTTCCCGGACGGGATCCAGATCGCGGCCCAGGCCGGCGTCACCGCCATCATCCAGCCCGGTGGCAGCGCGCGCGACGCGATGGCCATCGAAGTCGCCGACCGTCACCATATGGCCATGGTCTTCACAGGGCGCCGCCACTTCCGCCATTGA